A single Anopheles funestus chromosome 2RL, idAnoFuneDA-416_04, whole genome shotgun sequence DNA region contains:
- the LOC125763825 gene encoding uncharacterized protein LOC125763825, whose protein sequence is MSEITKITGIDRLVGRENWSTWKFAVQTYLEVEDLWNTIEPNVKADGTEEAVDPVKDKKARGKIILLLEPGNYYHVRDTRTAREAWKKLCDAFEETGLTREVGLLYKLIRTDLESCGSMENYANRMISTCHQLSAIGFPIQDRFVGALLLAGLPERYQPMVMALKNSGTAITGDSVKTILLQEEEESTRSESICVAKRERHKPRGSNLNKRTDHKGPKCWKCNKFGHIARQCDDNQTVKRANALGAVLLSVGQGAESEWYVDSGATMHMTHNLKLLQNVKDRSGTVLAANKKAMQIKACGTATIYPVKSKIRGVLPVNDVHYIPDLSMNLLSVGRIVKKGCSIVFDIDGCRIMNGAGDVIATGILENDLFKIVQQKSCDRVMACSSNDSVEMWHKRLGHINVKSLRKLADGLVSGMQMSIGNSIGDCAICPMGKQARLPFSKSGSRADGLLEIIHSDISGPMEVPSLGGNRYYITFIDDMSRRVWVYFLKSKSAFEVLESFKDFHVKAERQCERKLKVLRTDNGKEYINSIFQVYLRKQGIRHQLTNEYTPEQNGMAERANRTIVERARCMLYEAKLPKSFWAEAVQTAVYLINRSPTNGHDLTPEEMWSGKKPDLAHVRVFGTKAMVQIPKVKRQKWDPKSRECVLTGFEEDTKGYRLYDPAARCLLKSREVIFVNEGLKNENLPERGKTVLLDFSETVGSNHFEEGDLVHVGDSIVGGNSASSQAGMNTPSTVVNESKSQAVRRSTRQHKVPDKFKDYEVGIKKAPTYESATDSGDESSDVEYASPDSEPDGVAACQLEISSEEPKTYAEAIASSDAEQWKQAMAEELESIEANETWTLVDLPPGRKTIGCKWVFKRKTDADGRLFRYKARIVAQGFSQQYGKDYDEVFAPVVRQTTFRTLMSVAAKRNMTVKQYDIKTAFLYAELDEEIYMRLPCGINAEGKVCKLNKGLYGLKQAARSWNHRLDEELKRQGYHSCLADTCLYRRRHRGSWCYVLVYVDDLIVAGEDPEMISSLLAGLQCSFEVNVIGDVCFFLGMEIEKDKRGDYFLSQRKYIHDVIVTSRLTDAKTSNVPLDPGYMKNEENGSPLASNYEYQRMIGKLLYVAINTRPDIAAAVSILSQKTVKPTQRDWNEVKRVVRYLKGTIDYRLRLSKIGIEDGAIGYCDSDWAENKEDRKSNSGFVFTVNGGTVSWRCRKQSCVALSSTEAELIALSEGMQEAIWLKLLLKELNDEQQFLVYEDNQSCLKLLAGEKISNRTKHIATRYHFTKEQIKKSEVRCAYCPSEDMIADLLTKPLCRVKTEKLVRMIGLATKV, encoded by the coding sequence ATGagcgaaataacaaaaatcacaGGAATTGATCGACTGGTAGGACGAGAAAACTGGTCGACGTGGAAGTTTGCTGTACAGACTTATTTAGAGGTCGAAGACCTTTGGAACACTATTGAACCGAATGTAAAAGCCGATGGGACAGAAGAAGCGGTAGATCCCGTGAAAGACAAAAAGGCGCGTGGTAAAATCATTTTACTGTTGGAACCGGGTAATTATTATCATGTGAGAGATACACGGACTGCTCGGGAAGCTTGGAAAAAGTTATGCGACGCGTTTGAGGAAACCGGGTTAACGCGGGAAGTTGGCTTACTTTACAAGCTTATTCGGACTGATTTGGAAAGCTGTGGATCTATGGAAAATTACGCGAACAGAATGATTTCCACCTGCCACCAACTAAGTGCAATCGGATTTCCGATTCAAGACCGATTTGTCGGTGCTTTGCTACTTGCTGGGTTACCTGAACGATACCAACCGATGGTGATGGCTCTTAAAAATTCAGGCACGGCGATTACAGGAGATTCGgttaaaacaatattgttgcaagaggaagaagaatcGACGCGCAGTGAAAGTATATGTGTAGCTAAACGTGAAAGACACAAACCGCGTGGTTCGAACCTTAACAAAAGAACCGATCATAAAGGTCCTAAGTGCTGGAAGTGTAATAAATTTGGCCATATCGCAAGGCAATGCGATGATAATCAAACTGTTAAGAGAGCCAATGCGTTGGGAGCAGTGTTACTAAGTGTTGGACAGGGAGCGGAGAGCGAATGGTATGTAGACTCTGGCGCCACGATGCACATGACGCATAACCtaaaacttttgcaaaacgtGAAGGATAGAAGCGGAACAGTGTTGGCAGCAAATAAAAAGGCAATGCAGATCAAAGCATGTGGTACTGCAACTATCTATCCAGTTAAGAGCAAAATTAGGGGAGTGCTACCTGTTAATGATGTTCATTATATTCCTGACCTTTCAATGAATCTGCTTTCGGTGGGTCGAATAGTGAAAAAAGGATGTTCGATCGTTTTTGATATCGATGGATGCAGGATAATGAATGGTGCGGGTGATGTAATTGCGACAGGAATCTTAGAAAACGATTTGTTTAAGATTGTTCAGCAAAAATCGTGTGATAGAGTGATGGCATGTTCATCGAACGATTCGGTTGAAATGTGGCATAAACGGTTAGGCCATATTAACGTGAAAAGCTTACGGAAGCTGGCGGACGGATTGGTGAGTGGCATGCAGATGAGTATCGGAAACTCTATCGGGGATTGTGCGATTTGTCCCATGGGGAAGCAGGCGCGTTTGCCGTTCAGTAAGAGTGGGTCACGTGCTGATGGATTGCTGGAAATAATACACTCAGACATTTCTGGTCCGATGGAAGTGCCATCTTTAGGCGGTAATCGTTATTACATAACATTTATCGATGATATGTCGCGGAGAGTGTGGGTTTATTTTCTGAAAAGCAAGTCAGCGTTTGAAGTGTTAGAAAGCTTTAAAGATTTCCACGTGAAGGCAGAAAGACAGTGCGAGAGAAAGTTAAAAGTGCTTCGAACCGATAATGGGAAAGAATACATTAATAGTATATTTCAAGTATATCTACGAAAGCAAGGGATTCGGCATCAGCTAACGAATGAATACACGCCGGAGCAGAATGGTATGGCGGAGCGTGCTAATCGAACTATAGTGGAAAGGGCGCGTTGTATGCTGTATGAAGCAAAGTTGCCGAAATCATTCTGGGCAGAGGCTGTGCAGACAGCCGTGTATCTTATTAACAGATCACCAACGAATGGTCACGATCTGACACCGGAGGAAATGTGGAGTGGGAAGAAACCGGACTTAGCTCATGTCCGCGTGTTCGGTACGAAGGCGATGGTTCAAATACCTAAGGTAAAGCGTCAAAAGTGGGATCCTAAATCAAGAGAATGTGTTCTCACTGGATTTGAAGAGGATACTAAAGGGTATCGGCTATATGATCCAGCTGCAAGATGCTTGTTGAAAAGTCGCGAGGTAATATTCGTCAACGAAGGTTTGAAGAATGAGAATTTACCGGAACGTGGAAAAACAGTTTTGCTTGACTTTAGCGAAACAGTTGGGAGTAACCACTTCGAAGAAGGCGATTTAGTGCATGTAGGCGATAGCATAGTTGGAGGAAATAGCGCATCATCGCAGGCCGGTATGAACACTCCATCGACTGTTGTGAATGAGTCGAAGTCTCAGGCAGTAAGACGCAGTACACGTCAGCATAAGGTTCCGGATAAATTCAAAGATTACGAAGTTGGTATTAAGAAAGCACCTACTTATGAATCTGCAACTGATTCGGGAGACGAAAGTAGTGATGTTGAGTATGCAAGTCCAGATAGTGAACCAGATGGGGTTGCTGCTTGTCAACTTGAAATATCCAGCGAGGAACCGAAGACTTATGCAGAGGCCATAGCATCCTCAGATGCCGAACAATGGAAACAAGCTATGGCTGAAGAGCTTGAATCAATCGAGGCGAACGAGACGTGGACACTAGTGGATTTGCCACCAGGACGCAAAACAATTGGGTGCAAATGGGTATTTAAACGCAAAACAGATGCAGATGGAAGGCTGTTTCGATATAAAGCCCGAATAGTTGCACAAGGGTTTAGCCAGCAGTACGGAAAGGATTACGACGAAGTGTTTGCACCGGTAGTCAGGCAAACCACCTTTCGTACATTGATGTCAGTTGCAGCAAAGAGAAATATGACGGTTAAGCAGTATGACATAAAGACCGCATTTTTGTATGCTGAACTAGATGAGGAGATTTACATGCGTCTGCCATGTGGTATAAATGCAGAAGGTAAAGTCTGTAAACTCAACAAAGGACTTTACGGACTGAAACAGGCGGCTAGATCATGGAACCATAGACTGGACGAGGAGCTGAAACGCCAAGGTTATCACAGCTGCTTGGCGGACACCTGCTTGTATCGAAGGCGACATCGAGGAAGCTGGTGTTACGTTCTCGTCTATGTTGACGATTTGATAGTAGCTGGAGAAGATCCTGAAATGATTTCATCATTGCTTGCTGGACTGCAGTGCTCCTTTGAGGTAAATGTTATCGGggatgtttgtttctttttaggaATGGAAATAGAAAAGGACAAACGAGGAGATTATTTCCTGAGCCAAAGGAAGTATATACACGATGTGATCGTTACTAGTCGTTTAACTGATGCGAAGACGTCCAACGTTCCTCTCGACCCTGGATACAtgaagaatgaagaaaatggaagccCGCTTGCAAGCAACTACGAATATCAGAGGATGATCGGTAAACTGTTGTATGTAGCGATCAACACTAGGCCGGATATTGCAGCAGCCGTTTCAATATTGAGCCAGAAAACGGTAAAACCAACTCAAAGAGACTGGAACGAAGTGAAAAGAGTGGTGCGATACCTAAAAGGAACAATAGACTATCGTTTGCGGCTAAGCAAGATCGGTATAGAAGATGGAGCAATTGGATATTGCGATTCTGATTGGGCAGAAAATAAGGAAGATAGGAAGTCCAACAGTGGATTTGTGTTTACAGTTAATGGTGGGACTGTTAGTTGGAGGTGTAGGAAACAAAGTTGCGTTGCACTTTCATCTACAGAGGCTGAACTGATAGCGCTTTCTGAAGGAATGCAGGAGGCAATATGGCTCAAATTACTTTTGAAGGAACTGAACGATGAGCAGCAGTTTTTGGTTTATGAAGACAATCAGAGCTGTCTCAAATTGTTAGCCGGTGAAAAAATAAGTAATAGAACGAAGCATATTGCAACTAGGTACCACTTTACAAAGGAACAGATAAAGAAAAGTGAAGTGAGATGCGCATATTGTCCTTCAGAAGATATGATAGCAGATCTTCTTACAAAACCTTTGTGTAgagttaaaacagaaaagctaGTACGAATGATTGGTTTAGCTACGAAGGTTTAG